One region of Priestia megaterium genomic DNA includes:
- a CDS encoding sulfurtransferase gives MLYIAVLLLAILFIAYRRYYPVKGIQCIRKSEAKELGRTIVDIRHYHEVHDSKGLVMPYAYLKRFYSEIPQGSVHLIAGDRVELNLGVRFLRKKGFEVRSYELAACKSKGKKGVFDYGV, from the coding sequence ATGCTTTATATAGCAGTATTGTTGCTTGCTATTTTATTTATTGCATACAGACGTTATTATCCTGTTAAAGGAATACAGTGCATACGGAAATCTGAAGCAAAAGAACTTGGGCGAACGATTGTAGATATTCGCCATTACCATGAAGTTCATGATTCTAAGGGGTTAGTTATGCCGTATGCGTATCTCAAACGCTTTTATTCAGAAATTCCACAGGGCAGCGTTCATCTGATTGCCGGAGATAGAGTGGAGTTAAATTTAGGCGTACGGTTCTTACGAAAAAAAGGTTTTGAAGTACGCAGCTATGAGTTAGCAGCGTGTAAAAGTAAAGGAAAGAAAGGGGTATTCGATTATGGAGTATAA